In Phaeobacter gallaeciensis DSM 26640, a genomic segment contains:
- a CDS encoding DUF6161 domain-containing protein, whose product MANHKISYKDFPCVKFKSQKAVRDYLDREAKAWSSMLKAPQGGSFTLNVRGPNNSPLSLNQIVAAITELQNFIEDVERFNEKADGNRKALALPPPSTSPEGSAILGLFGNDRSAIAINVLAAFMVDSRSLQIANSHQKNLQSLEQGRIVLQALGAVLPIVPNVSDLQGIKAVTDQAENELSRVHDLIDEGAAANDHNTEQFGRLFRVFSYLEERRGREFARAGDSRAKQFDEQMVKFEEMIEQYRQHMELDAPVVLWGKRAVQHSNRSVSALRWFFGLGGVTVATAVGTAVSFGDQIAASFTREVCTIQNGAQSCEIVFSYEGPVLAASLLVTFSVLLWATRLQYRMFLSERHLSLDAEEKTAFAKSFAAITQDKSIAKENENIVLAALFRPTPDGIIKNEDGGFDPSISAAISKILSRS is encoded by the coding sequence TTGGCCAATCATAAAATTTCCTACAAAGATTTCCCCTGTGTGAAATTTAAATCACAAAAAGCCGTAAGAGACTACTTGGACAGAGAAGCAAAAGCCTGGTCGTCGATGCTGAAAGCCCCGCAAGGCGGAAGTTTCACTTTGAACGTTCGAGGCCCAAACAATAGCCCGTTGAGTCTCAATCAAATTGTAGCGGCGATAACCGAATTGCAAAATTTCATTGAAGATGTGGAGAGGTTCAATGAAAAGGCCGATGGCAATCGCAAGGCCCTAGCTTTACCGCCGCCCAGTACGTCCCCGGAAGGTTCGGCAATTCTCGGTCTCTTTGGGAACGATAGGTCTGCAATTGCGATCAACGTGCTTGCGGCCTTTATGGTTGACAGCCGGTCCTTGCAGATAGCTAACAGCCACCAAAAGAACTTGCAGAGTCTCGAGCAGGGAAGAATTGTGCTTCAAGCACTTGGCGCGGTATTGCCGATTGTACCCAATGTTAGCGACCTACAGGGGATAAAGGCTGTAACAGATCAGGCTGAAAATGAGCTATCTAGAGTTCACGATCTGATCGATGAAGGCGCGGCGGCCAACGACCATAATACCGAACAATTTGGAAGACTTTTCAGGGTGTTTAGTTATCTCGAAGAGCGTCGGGGGCGAGAATTTGCGCGCGCCGGAGACTCTCGAGCCAAGCAATTCGATGAACAAATGGTCAAATTTGAGGAGATGATTGAGCAGTATCGCCAGCATATGGAACTCGATGCACCGGTTGTTCTATGGGGCAAAAGGGCTGTACAGCACAGCAATCGGTCTGTTTCCGCGTTAAGGTGGTTTTTCGGCCTAGGTGGAGTAACTGTTGCCACAGCAGTTGGCACAGCCGTCAGTTTCGGTGATCAGATCGCTGCATCTTTTACGCGAGAGGTCTGCACTATTCAAAACGGCGCCCAGTCCTGTGAAATTGTATTCAGCTACGAAGGGCCAGTCTTAGCCGCAAGTTTGCTCGTGACGTTCTCAGTGCTGCTTTGGGCCACGAGGCTGCAGTACCGAATGTTCCTCAGCGAACGTCATCTCAGCCTTGATGCAGAAGAAAAAACAGCATTTGCGAAGTCCTTCGCCGCCATCACCCAAGACAAATCGATTGCCAAAGAAAACGAGAATATCGTGCTCGCCGCGTTGTTTAGGCCCACACCGGATGGGATCATTAAGAACGAAGATGGCGGCTTCGACCCTTCAATTTCCGCCGCAATCTCGAAGATTCTAAGTCGTTCTTAA
- a CDS encoding glycosyltransferase, whose protein sequence is MDIKLSIVGLVRFSVLTPTYYSERFATLEDTAAHLFAPERMELRFRVFERLCLRSLLRQSDQGFHLIVLTAEDMPEPYLERLSALLDSADHITLMPVGPGVHYKMLKQGYNAVPVGDATHRLMFRLDDDDAVDLDYIARNRRLAMGMIPLQGADTPFILANNRGLYLRRTEGRDGPEDEIFDACEKAPLSVGAALVAPVGYGANPYRYNHRRYAQHWNTFSDISTPGFLRTIHGDNKSNPAQMGITHKLSEAEIASELDRHFAMTPDQLRDVLP, encoded by the coding sequence ATGGATATCAAACTCAGCATTGTCGGCCTTGTGCGCTTTTCCGTGCTGACCCCGACTTACTACTCCGAACGGTTCGCGACCCTTGAGGACACTGCTGCCCATCTCTTTGCGCCAGAGCGGATGGAGTTGCGGTTTCGGGTGTTCGAACGGCTGTGTCTGCGGTCCCTGTTGCGGCAGAGCGATCAGGGGTTTCACCTCATCGTTCTCACGGCCGAAGATATGCCAGAGCCTTATCTGGAGCGTCTGTCGGCCCTCTTGGATTCTGCCGACCATATTACGCTTATGCCGGTGGGTCCGGGTGTCCATTACAAGATGTTGAAACAGGGGTACAATGCCGTCCCGGTTGGCGATGCGACTCATCGGCTGATGTTCCGGCTGGATGACGATGATGCGGTGGATCTGGATTATATCGCGCGCAATCGTCGCCTTGCCATGGGGATGATCCCGCTACAGGGCGCGGATACCCCCTTCATCCTTGCCAATAATCGTGGCCTCTATCTGCGGCGGACCGAAGGGAGGGATGGTCCCGAGGATGAGATCTTCGATGCCTGTGAAAAGGCGCCGCTGTCGGTAGGGGCCGCATTGGTGGCACCGGTGGGGTACGGGGCAAATCCCTACCGCTATAACCATCGCCGCTATGCGCAGCATTGGAATACGTTCTCGGATATCTCCACCCCGGGATTTCTGCGCACTATTCATGGGGATAACAAATCCAATCCGGCGCAGATGGGGATCACCCATAAATTGTCCGAGGCTGAAATCGCCAGCGAACTCGATCGCCATTTCGCGATGACGCCCGATCAGCTGCGCGACGTGTTGCCATGA
- a CDS encoding DMT family transporter, with amino-acid sequence MISRLTGNQLGALLMVGSMAGFTLNDGMVKLAGQSLPLSQILVVRGVAVSLLIYALARSYGGLRLSLTRRDWALVAGRSLAEIATTYFFLSALLTLPIANVTAILQMLPLTVTLAAVLFFGETVGWRRATAIGAGFLGMLLIVRPGTDGFDTGTGYALAAVLCITARDLFTRRMSAAVPSLTVTLMAAVSVLVFGLGLGLQETWQSLTLPTTLILLLAAGCIFIGYLFSVMVMRVGDVAAVSPFRYTGLLWALLLGWLMFDSWPDALTLFGAAIVVAAGVFSLLRERPRRRTSSDLSPPE; translated from the coding sequence ATGATCTCCCGGCTGACAGGTAATCAGCTCGGCGCGCTGTTGATGGTGGGAAGCATGGCGGGTTTCACCCTTAACGACGGGATGGTCAAACTTGCCGGGCAAAGCCTGCCGCTCTCGCAGATCCTTGTGGTGCGCGGTGTTGCGGTCAGCCTGCTGATCTATGCGCTGGCGCGGAGCTATGGCGGCCTGCGTTTGTCGCTGACGCGGCGCGACTGGGCCTTGGTTGCCGGGCGCAGCCTAGCCGAGATTGCCACCACCTATTTCTTTCTCAGCGCACTGCTGACGCTGCCGATTGCAAATGTGACGGCGATCTTGCAGATGCTGCCGCTCACGGTGACGCTGGCAGCCGTACTCTTTTTTGGCGAGACGGTCGGCTGGCGCAGGGCCACAGCCATCGGTGCGGGGTTCCTGGGCATGCTGTTGATCGTGCGCCCCGGCACTGACGGGTTTGATACAGGCACCGGTTACGCGCTTGCGGCGGTTCTCTGCATTACGGCCCGTGACCTCTTTACCCGGCGTATGTCGGCGGCGGTGCCGTCGCTGACGGTCACATTGATGGCAGCTGTGTCGGTGTTGGTGTTTGGCCTCGGGCTTGGCCTGCAGGAGACATGGCAGTCGCTGACCCTCCCGACCACGCTGATCCTGCTGTTGGCCGCGGGCTGTATCTTTATCGGCTATCTGTTTTCAGTGATGGTGATGCGGGTAGGTGATGTGGCGGCGGTCTCGCCGTTTCGCTACACGGGCCTGCTTTGGGCGCTGCTCTTGGGGTGGCTGATGTTTGACAGTTGGCCCGACGCCCTGACGCTGTTTGGTGCCGCTATTGTTGTAGCCGCCGGTGTGTTCAGCCTGCTGCGCGAACGCCCTCGCCGCAGGACCAGCTCGGATCTGTCGCCACCGGAATAG
- a CDS encoding putative rhamnosyl transferase, which produces MQVIGLCRFSYPAIGGFQVEHDSLEARIAYLYAETRMEERFQLLERVALPCLRAQTDPDFTLVIVIGDSLSAVHVARLRALTADMPQVEIRALPPGPHRQVMKQVLNDARHDPGAPCLQFRHDDDDAVSVDFVERLRQTAQDCQPLIARNQTLAIDFCKGFTARFEPDGIFAAEVHRPYFVAAMGMYVAGGCQQSIMNFAHHKIARFMPSITIPDAPMFVRTLNSSNDSRQNGAKEPELSRLTPEQVGEFDARFAIQS; this is translated from the coding sequence ATGCAGGTCATAGGTCTATGCCGGTTTTCCTACCCCGCGATCGGCGGCTTTCAGGTGGAACACGACAGTCTGGAGGCGCGGATTGCCTATCTCTATGCAGAGACCCGGATGGAAGAACGGTTTCAACTGCTGGAGCGGGTCGCCCTGCCCTGCCTGCGCGCCCAGACTGATCCGGATTTCACGCTGGTGATTGTCATCGGCGACAGCCTATCGGCGGTACATGTCGCGCGACTGCGCGCGTTGACTGCGGATATGCCGCAGGTGGAGATCCGTGCCCTGCCCCCCGGCCCGCACCGGCAAGTGATGAAACAGGTGCTGAATGACGCGCGCCATGACCCGGGCGCCCCCTGTTTGCAGTTTCGCCATGATGACGATGATGCGGTATCAGTCGATTTTGTCGAACGGCTGCGACAGACCGCTCAGGACTGCCAGCCGCTGATCGCGCGGAACCAGACGCTGGCAATTGACTTCTGCAAGGGGTTTACCGCTCGTTTTGAACCCGATGGGATTTTTGCCGCTGAGGTTCACCGTCCATATTTCGTCGCCGCTATGGGCATGTATGTGGCGGGGGGCTGCCAACAAAGCATCATGAACTTCGCCCACCACAAGATTGCCCGTTTCATGCCCAGCATCACCATCCCGGATGCGCCGATGTTCGTACGCACGCTCAATAGCTCCAATGATTCCCGGCAGAATGGCGCAAAGGAGCCAGAGCTATCTCGGCTCACCCCGGAACAGGTGGGCGAGTTTGATGCGCGCTTTGCGATCCAATCCTGA
- the rpsL gene encoding 30S ribosomal protein S12 produces the protein MPTIQQLIRKPRQPKVKRSKSMHLEQCPQKRGVCTRVYTTTPKKPNSAMRKVAKVRLTNGFEVISYIPGESHNLQEHSVVLIRGGRVKDLPGVRYHILRGVLDTQGVKDRKQRRSKYGAKRPK, from the coding sequence ATGCCAACGATCCAACAGCTGATCCGCAAGCCGCGGCAGCCGAAAGTAAAACGCTCTAAGTCCATGCACCTGGAACAGTGCCCGCAAAAGCGCGGCGTCTGCACCCGTGTGTATACCACCACACCGAAGAAACCGAACTCCGCTATGCGGAAAGTTGCGAAGGTCCGCCTGACCAACGGTTTCGAAGTGATCTCCTACATCCCGGGTGAAAGCCACAACCTTCAGGAACACTCCGTGGTTCTGATCCGTGGCGGCCGTGTAAAAGACCTTCCCGGTGTCCGTTACCACATTCTGCGTGGTGTTCTGGATACCCAGGGCGTCAAAGACCGTAAGCAACGCCGTTCGAAGTACGGCGCGAAGCGTCCTAAATAA
- the rpsG gene encoding 30S ribosomal protein S7 — protein MSRRHAAEKREVLPDAKFGDRVLTKFMNNLMIDGKKSVAESIVYNAFDRVESKIKRAPVEVFHEALDNVKPSVEVRSRRVGGATYQVPVEVRPERREALAIRWLIKAARARNENTMEERLAGELLDAVQSRGTAVKKREDTHKMAEANKAFSHYRW, from the coding sequence ATGTCTCGCCGTCACGCTGCTGAGAAACGCGAAGTCCTGCCCGACGCCAAGTTTGGCGACCGCGTTCTGACCAAATTCATGAACAACCTGATGATCGATGGTAAAAAATCGGTCGCAGAAAGCATCGTTTACAACGCATTCGATCGCGTTGAATCGAAAATCAAACGTGCCCCCGTGGAAGTGTTCCACGAAGCCCTGGACAACGTGAAGCCTTCCGTCGAAGTGCGTTCGCGTCGTGTGGGTGGTGCAACCTACCAGGTGCCCGTTGAAGTGCGCCCTGAGCGCCGTGAAGCCCTGGCGATCCGCTGGCTGATCAAAGCGGCCCGCGCTCGCAACGAAAACACCATGGAAGAACGCCTCGCCGGTGAACTGCTGGACGCCGTACAGTCCCGCGGTACCGCCGTGAAGAAGCGCGAAGACACCCACAAGATGGCAGAGGCCAACAAAGCCTTCTCCCATTATCGCTGGTAA